Proteins encoded within one genomic window of Haematobia irritans isolate KBUSLIRL chromosome 5, ASM5000362v1, whole genome shotgun sequence:
- the gol gene encoding ring finger protein goliath isoform X2, with the protein MDNTRDLLLLLLCLGLLGGLRPSSSSTTLVAAMSIANQDLERYFRSVNTTQTLAAEERITADIYTYAFLNYSYVVNQNTKFINFTEEKARYGEGKIFNVHGKLVHISDAENIADDTACSSNILGTNGQPTPPEGITWIALVRRGRCTFEEKVNNVYKKKASGVIIYNDKQVMSLEKMQIKGKARNITAVITYQYIGEEMAKILDDGFDVTAHIIEGRSGMRPINSLNRTSVLFVAISFIILMVISLVWLIFYYIQKFRYMQSKDQQSRQLCSVTKKAIMKIPTKTGKSTDDKDADSDCCAICIESYKASDLIRVLPCKHEFHKNCIDPWLIEHRTCPMCKLDVLKFYGYVFLGSEESILEYEPDPVEPTNNLTAPNRANPRQSGALADLIRSRDFVIDFPRIFVLEAGTTTGRRDSMLNVDLPERSQSSMGFPQAKEWMYSVANKLEEQHGLRRSRKSSQRTEMQENLLMVRCDTLKKRRSHSADGRYFLRLRDNEKDTNYGEEDGACGGCDIPPQGSSRRNSSTSTHLTTCQQPSQALKFDYLNKRLKATKNANAGAIGATQHEVTQSIHVDEESTTPIVNIKIQINDDEDNADLP; encoded by the exons ATGGACAATACTCGAGATCTACTACTACtgctattatgtttgggactatTGGGTGGTCTACGTCCATCCTCATCCTCTACAACGCTGGTGGCTGCCATGTCTATAGCTAATCAAGACTTGGAGCGTTATTTCCGCTCTGTTAATACAACACAAACCTTGGCCGCCGAGGAACGTATAACTGCAGATATCTACACATATGCGTTTCTCAACTATAGTTACGTGGTGAATCAGAATACAAAATTTATCAACTTTACCGAGGAGAAGGCCCGCTATGgtgaaggaaaaatattcaatgttcaTGGGAAGCTGGTGCACATCAGTGACGCCGAGAATATAGCAGATGATACTGCCTGCTCCAGCAACATACTGGGCACCAATGGTCAGCCCACTCCACCTGAGGGTATTACATGGATAGCTCTGGTCCGAAGGGGTCGTTGCACCTTTGAGGAAAAAGTCAATAATGTCTACAAGAAGAAGGCCTCCGGTGTCATCATATACAACGACAAGCAAGTGATGAGCTTGGAAAAAATGCAAATCAAAGGGAAAGCAC GCAATATAACTGCGGTGATTACTTATCAATACATTGGCGAGGAAATGGCCAAGATATTGGATGATGGTTTCGATGTGACTGCCCATATTATCGAGGGTCGGAGCGGAATGAGACCCATAAACAGTCTAAATAG AACATCGGTATTGTTTGTGGCTATATCCTTTATTATACTCATGGTGATATCGTTAGTCTGGTTGATATTCTACTACATACAGAAATTCAGATATATGCAGTCTAAGGATCAACAATCG CGCCAGCTGTGTTCGGTTACCAAGAAGGCCATTATGAAAATACCCACAAAAACAGGAAAAAGTACGGACGATAAAGATGCCGATTCTGACTGTTGTGCCATATGCATTGAATCCTATAAAGCATCTGATCTCATAAGGGTACTGCCTTGCAA ACAtgaattccataaaaattgcattgaTCCCTGGTTGATCGAACATCGCACATGTCCCATGTGCAAATTGGACGTACTGAAGTTCTACGGTTATGTG TTCCTGGGCAGCGAAGAAAGCATTTTGGAATACGAACCGGATCCAGTTGAACCTACAAATAATCTTACTGCTCCCAATAGGGCTAATCCAAGGCAAAGTGGCGCTTTAGCTGATTTAATCAGAAGTCGTGATTTCGTTATAGATTTtccaagaatttttgttttagaagcTGGCACTACCACAGGTCGTAGAGATTCAATGTTGAATGTTGATCTGCCCGAAAGATCGCAATCATCGATGGGATTTCCACAGGCCAAGGAGTGGATGTATTCGGTAGCCAATAAACTGGAAGAGCAACATGGTTTAAGGAGGTCCAGAAAATCCAGCCAAAGAACAGAAATGCAAGAG AATCTGTTAATGGTACGCTGTGATACATTGAAAAAGAGACGCTCCCACTCTGCTGATGGACGTtactttttacgactccgagatAATGAAAAAGATACAAACTATGGCGAAGAAGATGGTGCCTGTGGGGGTTGTGATATTCCACCTCAGGGCTCTAGTCGCCGCAACAGTAGCACTTCCACCCACCTCACAACCTGCCAACAACCATCACAGgctttaaaatttgattatttaaataaacgTCTAAAGGCCACTAAGAACGCCAATGCCGGAGCCATTGGGGCGACACAACATGAGGTGACACAGTCTATTCATGTGGATGAAGAAAGTACGACACCCATTGTCaacataaaaatacaaataaatgacGATGAAGATAACGCTGACTTGCCCTAA
- the gol gene encoding ring finger protein goliath isoform X1: MDNTRDLLLLLLCLGLLGGLRPSSSSTTLVAAMSIANQDLERYFRSVNTTQTLAAEERITADIYTYAFLNYSYVVNQNTKFINFTEEKARYGEGKIFNVHGKLVHISDAENIADDTACSSNILGTNGQPTPPEGITWIALVRRGRCTFEEKVNNVYKKKASGVIIYNDKQVMSLEKMQIKGKARNITAVITYQYIGEEMAKILDDGFDVTAHIIEGRSGMRPINSLNRFANFVYFRTSVLFVAISFIILMVISLVWLIFYYIQKFRYMQSKDQQSRQLCSVTKKAIMKIPTKTGKSTDDKDADSDCCAICIESYKASDLIRVLPCKHEFHKNCIDPWLIEHRTCPMCKLDVLKFYGYVFLGSEESILEYEPDPVEPTNNLTAPNRANPRQSGALADLIRSRDFVIDFPRIFVLEAGTTTGRRDSMLNVDLPERSQSSMGFPQAKEWMYSVANKLEEQHGLRRSRKSSQRTEMQENLLMVRCDTLKKRRSHSADGRYFLRLRDNEKDTNYGEEDGACGGCDIPPQGSSRRNSSTSTHLTTCQQPSQALKFDYLNKRLKATKNANAGAIGATQHEVTQSIHVDEESTTPIVNIKIQINDDEDNADLP; the protein is encoded by the exons ATGGACAATACTCGAGATCTACTACTACtgctattatgtttgggactatTGGGTGGTCTACGTCCATCCTCATCCTCTACAACGCTGGTGGCTGCCATGTCTATAGCTAATCAAGACTTGGAGCGTTATTTCCGCTCTGTTAATACAACACAAACCTTGGCCGCCGAGGAACGTATAACTGCAGATATCTACACATATGCGTTTCTCAACTATAGTTACGTGGTGAATCAGAATACAAAATTTATCAACTTTACCGAGGAGAAGGCCCGCTATGgtgaaggaaaaatattcaatgttcaTGGGAAGCTGGTGCACATCAGTGACGCCGAGAATATAGCAGATGATACTGCCTGCTCCAGCAACATACTGGGCACCAATGGTCAGCCCACTCCACCTGAGGGTATTACATGGATAGCTCTGGTCCGAAGGGGTCGTTGCACCTTTGAGGAAAAAGTCAATAATGTCTACAAGAAGAAGGCCTCCGGTGTCATCATATACAACGACAAGCAAGTGATGAGCTTGGAAAAAATGCAAATCAAAGGGAAAGCAC GCAATATAACTGCGGTGATTACTTATCAATACATTGGCGAGGAAATGGCCAAGATATTGGATGATGGTTTCGATGTGACTGCCCATATTATCGAGGGTCGGAGCGGAATGAGACCCATAAACAGTCTAAATAG atttgcaaattttgtctattttaGAACATCGGTATTGTTTGTGGCTATATCCTTTATTATACTCATGGTGATATCGTTAGTCTGGTTGATATTCTACTACATACAGAAATTCAGATATATGCAGTCTAAGGATCAACAATCG CGCCAGCTGTGTTCGGTTACCAAGAAGGCCATTATGAAAATACCCACAAAAACAGGAAAAAGTACGGACGATAAAGATGCCGATTCTGACTGTTGTGCCATATGCATTGAATCCTATAAAGCATCTGATCTCATAAGGGTACTGCCTTGCAA ACAtgaattccataaaaattgcattgaTCCCTGGTTGATCGAACATCGCACATGTCCCATGTGCAAATTGGACGTACTGAAGTTCTACGGTTATGTG TTCCTGGGCAGCGAAGAAAGCATTTTGGAATACGAACCGGATCCAGTTGAACCTACAAATAATCTTACTGCTCCCAATAGGGCTAATCCAAGGCAAAGTGGCGCTTTAGCTGATTTAATCAGAAGTCGTGATTTCGTTATAGATTTtccaagaatttttgttttagaagcTGGCACTACCACAGGTCGTAGAGATTCAATGTTGAATGTTGATCTGCCCGAAAGATCGCAATCATCGATGGGATTTCCACAGGCCAAGGAGTGGATGTATTCGGTAGCCAATAAACTGGAAGAGCAACATGGTTTAAGGAGGTCCAGAAAATCCAGCCAAAGAACAGAAATGCAAGAG AATCTGTTAATGGTACGCTGTGATACATTGAAAAAGAGACGCTCCCACTCTGCTGATGGACGTtactttttacgactccgagatAATGAAAAAGATACAAACTATGGCGAAGAAGATGGTGCCTGTGGGGGTTGTGATATTCCACCTCAGGGCTCTAGTCGCCGCAACAGTAGCACTTCCACCCACCTCACAACCTGCCAACAACCATCACAGgctttaaaatttgattatttaaataaacgTCTAAAGGCCACTAAGAACGCCAATGCCGGAGCCATTGGGGCGACACAACATGAGGTGACACAGTCTATTCATGTGGATGAAGAAAGTACGACACCCATTGTCaacataaaaatacaaataaatgacGATGAAGATAACGCTGACTTGCCCTAA